A single Brassica rapa cultivar Chiifu-401-42 chromosome A04, CAAS_Brap_v3.01, whole genome shotgun sequence DNA region contains:
- the LOC117133585 gene encoding F-box/LRR-repeat/kelch-repeat protein At1g09650-like, which yields MELPHGLIRDILEKLPVKSLLRFKSVSTQWKSTIESAYFKKKQLLYSQLQDPDILITNRFEGEDKEHVTRMFTIGSSDLIKLPNVCPVPMPIPLENKKSSFCYTYSVCGCDGMICYYNYFTCIYLVNPNTRWLRSVPQAGHQEAALKVMNKIHGTWTEDNDGILCNLGFGKDKFTGRYKLVWLYNSFEFTLSNTTVCEVYDFNNTNTWRYVTASPVRIFDEQAPVHLDGSLYWFTDEYITDTKVLSFDIHTEKFHMIAEAPFFEVDEKEIIMCTLNNRLCVSQKEWPKQEIWSLNNSDMTWEKIYSLDLQTDYDWFTDYLPPPCTYSPDVVPCAIPVAVLKNKKKTLVLYYPRAKNPNLLMYDPESRSYDLCFVRDYIVHSCESSFSCFPSLMSIV from the coding sequence ATGGAACTACCCCATGGCTTAATTAGAGATATCCTCGAGAAACTACCGGTGAAATCTCTGTTAAGATTCAAATCCGTGTCAACGCAATGGAAATCTACGATTGAATCtgcatattttaagaaaaaacagTTGTTATATAGTCAACTACAAGATCCAGATATCCTTATCACCAATCGCTTTGAAGGTGAAGATAAAGAACATGTAACAAGGATGTTCACGATAGGTTCGTCGGATTTGATCAAACTGCCTAATGTTTGCCCTGTGCCTATGCCAATTCCCTTGGAGAACAAAAAATCATCGTTTTGTTATACCTATTCCGTTTGTGGTTGTGACGGTATGATATGCTATTACAATTACTTCACTTGTATATATCTAGTCAATCCTAATACTAGATGGTTACGAAGTGTTCCTCAAGCGGGGCATCAAGAAGCTGCTCTCAAGGTGATGAATAAAATACATGGAACCTGGACGGAAGATAACGATGGCATTTTATGTAATCTAGGATTTGGCAAAGACAAGTTCACAGGCAGATACAAATTGGTTTGGTTATATAATTCATTTGAGTTTACTCTAAGTAACACTACAGTTTGTGaagtttatgattttaataacaCCAACACTTGGAGGTATGTGACTGCTTCTCCTGTCCGTATTTTTGATGAACAAGCTCCAGTACACTTAGATGGATCACTTTACTGGTTCACTGATGAGTATATCACAGACACAAAAGTATTATCTTTCGATATCCATACAGAAAAATTTCACATGATCGCAGAAGCTCCATTTTTCGAAGTAGATGAGAAGGAAATCATCATGTGCACTCTGAATAACCGTCTATGCGTCTCGCAGAAGGAGTGGCCAAAACAAGAGATTTGGTCACTAAATAATTCAGATATGACTTGGGAGAAAATATATTCGTTAGATCTACAAACTGATTATGATTGGTTTACGGATTATCTGCCACCACCATGCACTTATTCGCCAGATGTTGTTCCATGTGCCATTCCTGTCGCGGTTttgaagaacaagaagaaaacaCTAGTGCTTTATTATCCTCGTGCGAAGAATCCGAATCTTTTAATGTACGATCCTGAATCAAGATCATATGATTTATGTTTCGTACGTGATTACATAGTACATTCTTGCGAGAGTTCATTTTCTTGTTTCCCAAGTTTGATGTCAattgtataa
- the LOC103865988 gene encoding RING-H2 finger protein ATL33-like, with amino-acid sequence MFNNDTTIGAGAVVPTPSATVPSTIFPGTTITSNSTFIIIGPPPPFPAPPRSIDFTPIKLIFAVIAIVAVPALVYSLFFTAPCSSRRRNSSSSSRRSSSSSSDDPPHATVDIAPAEKDAATVVAPDVGKKFKKETHSEEIGNECTVCKSVLADGEEIRQLSACKHEFHVSCIEEWLQTRSNCPNCRADVPVKPTEADANVNGNVNVNRSGGGNRRVSATNRDDDWRQGLPDASSLV; translated from the coding sequence ATGTTCAATAATGATACCACTATCGGCGCCGGAGCCGTCGTCCCGACTCCATCTGCTACAGTTCCATCCACCATCTTCCCCGGCACAACCATCACTTCCAACTCCACCTTCATCATCATCGGACCTCCTCCACCGTTCCCAGCACCTCCTCGGAGCATCGACTTCACTCCTATCAAACTAATATTCGCCGTCATAGCAATCGTCGCCGTTCCCGCCTTAGTTTACTCTCTTTTCTTCACCGCCCCATGTTCTTCCCGCCGCCGCaactcctcttcctcctcccgCCGTAGCAGCAGCTCTTCCTCCGACGACCCACCTCATGCAACCGTGGATATCGCACCGGCCGAGAAAGACGCCGCCACCGTCGTCGCGCCTGATGTCGGAAAGAAGTTCAAGAAAGAGACTCATTCTGAGGAGATCGGTAACGAATGCACCGTGTGTAAGTCGGTGCTCGCCGACGGCGAAGAGATCCGACAACTAAGCGCGTGTAAGCACGAGTTCCACGTGTCTTGTATCGAGGAGTGGCTCCAAACTCGTTCCAATTGTCCTAATTGCAGAGCAGACGTCCCCGTTAAACCGACTGAAGCCGACGCTAACGTTAACGGTAACGTTAACGTGAATCGCAGCGGTGGCGGAAACCGCCGAGTTTCAGCGACCAATAGAGATGACGATTGGCGTCAAGGTCTACCTGATGCTTCTAGTCTAGTTtga
- the LOC103865608 gene encoding histone H4, translated as MSGRGKGGKGLGKGGAKRHRKVLRDNIQGITKPAIRRLARRGGVKRISGLIYEETRGVLKIFLENVIRDAVTYTEHARRKTVTAMDVVYALKRQGRTLYGFGG; from the coding sequence atgtcTGGACGAGGAAAGGGAGGAAAGGGACTGGGAAAGGGAGGAGCCAAGAGGCACAGGAAGGTCCTCCGCGACAACATCCAAGGGATCACGAAGCCTGCGATTCGTCGTTTAGCGAGGAGAGGCGGTGTGAAGCGTATCAGCGGTTTGATATACGAGGAGACTCGCGGCGTTCTCAAGATCTTCCTCGAGAATGTGATTCGTGACGCTGTGACTTACACTGAGCACGCTAGGAGGAAGACTGTGACGGCGATGGATGTTGTGTACGCGTTGAAGAGGCAGGGAAGGACTCTGTACGGGTTCGGCGGCTGA